A single genomic interval of Macadamia integrifolia cultivar HAES 741 chromosome 6, SCU_Mint_v3, whole genome shotgun sequence harbors:
- the LOC122082179 gene encoding structural maintenance of chromosomes protein 6A-like: MEEFRVFPESPASYSQARAGIISKIRLENFMCHSSLEIEFGDYVNFITGQNGSGKSAILTALCVAFGCRAKGTQRASTLKDFIKNGCSYANIQLEMKNQGEDAFKPEIYGDVIVIERRISDQLLYY; encoded by the exons atggaagaatttagggtttttcccgAGTCCCCTGCAAGTTATTCTCAAGCGAGAGCCGGGATTATCTCGAAGATTCGTTTGGAAAACTTCATGTGCCATAGTAGCTTAGAGATCGAGTTCGGTGATTACGTTAATTTCATTACTGGGCAGAACGGGA GCGGTAAAAGTGCAATATTGACGGCATTATGTGTTGCATTCGGTTGCCGAGCTAAGGGGACCCAAAGGGCTTCAACACTGAAGGATTTCATAAAGAATGGGTGCAG CTATGCCAACATTCAACTGGAAATGAAAAATCAAGGTGAAGATGCTTTTAAGCCAGAAATTTATGGGGATGTTATAGTTATAGAACGCAGAATTTCGGATCAACTGCTCTACTATTAA